In the genome of Thiorhodovibrio winogradskyi, the window CTGACTAGCTCCAACTTCCGTTTTCGCATACGCCACGACGAGTCCACCCCATGAAAGAGTTCGCGCTTCGATCACCGGTTCAACGGACGAGTCCTCGGGAGCTCGGTCCGCCACCCAGGCTTTCACCTCGCGGGCTTTCAACACCCAGGCTTTTCTTGGCGCCACTGCTGGCGCTTTTACTCGGTTTTGGAGTCGTCCTTGAACTGGCGGCCCGACCGGTCGATGTCAGTCTCGCGACCCTCTTCCCGACCGAGCGCCAGGCCAAGACGGCCGTGGTCATCAACCAAGTGCTGGAGCGTTTTCATTATCGTGATTTCGAGCTCAGTCCAGCCTTCGCTGTAGCAACACTTGAACACTATTTTGATGGACTCGATCCCAACCGGTCCTTCTTCCTGGATCGCGACATTCAGCGCTTTCTCGGCAGTGCCAGCAGGCTTGATGACGATCTTGCCCAAGGGCGAGTCGATGTCGCCTTCGACATTTTTCGAGTGTATCGCATGCGGGTTGATGATCGGGTCGAATTCGCCTTGGGTGTGCTCGAAGGGGACTTCGATTTCAACAAATCGGAACACTATCAGTTTGATCGAACCAAGGCTCCCTGGCCCCGGAACGAAGCGGAACTCGATGAACTCTGGCGCAAGCGGGTGAAGAATGACTATCTCACGCTCAAGCTGGCCGACAAGGACGATGCCGAGATCCGCAAACAACTGCGCAAGCGCTATGAGGGCATTCGTCGGCGGATTCACCAGTTCGATGCCGATGATGTCTTCCAGACCTTCGTCAACGCCTACACCCAGAGCCTGGAACCCCATACGGCCTACATGTCGCCCAGCACCTCGGAGAATTTCGACATCAGCATGCGGCTGTCGCTCGAGGGGATAGGCGCTGTGCTGCGAGCCGACAACGAGTACACGGTTATTCAGCGCACCATACCAGGCGGACCGGCGCGTCAGTCCGGCATGGTACAAACGGGCGATAAGATCGTCGGCGTTGCCCAAGGCGTTGACGGTGAATTTGACGACGTTGTCGGCTGGCGCTTGCAGGATGTGGTCGACAAGATTCGTGGCCCCAAAGGCTCGGTGGTGCGCCTGCAACTCCTGCCCAAGGCGGAAATCTCCGGCGGCGGGCGCATGCGCGAGGTCTCCCTGGTTCGCAACGAGATCAAGCTTGAAGATCAGGCCGCCAGTTCCTACGTGATTGACGGCCCCGAGAACGCACCGGATTTGCGCATTGGCGTTATCAAAGTACCGGCGTTTTACCGCGACTTCCGCGCGGAATCCGACGGCAACCGCGATTTTCGCAGTACCACGCGCGACGTGCGCAAGCTGCTCGCGGAACTCCAGGATCAACGAGTCAATGGCATTGTCATCGACCTGCGCGGCAATGGCGGCGGCTCCCTGACCGAGGCGACCTCCCTGACTGGCCTGTTCATCAAGGAAGGCCCGGTGGTGCAGGTGAAGGACTCCTTCGGCAAGATCGAGGTCGAGACCGACCCGGATCCTGAGTTGGTCTACTCAGGCCCACTCGCGGTCATTGTCGATCGCAACAGCGCCTCGGCCTCGGAAATCTTCGCCGGCGCCATTCAGGACTACGATCGCGGTCTCGTGGTTGGTGAACCGACCTTCGGCAAGGGGACAGTGCAAACACTGGTCGATCTCAACCGCTATGTGCCGGGCAACGAGCTCGACCTCGGCCGCCTGCGTCTAACCATGGCCGAGTTCTTTCGCATCAGTGGCGGCAGCACACAACTCAAGGGCGTGGAGCCGGACATTTTATTCGACCTCGGCTACGACAGCGATGACCATGGCGAGCGCTCGCTCGATAATGCCCTGCCCTGGAGCAGTATCCGCCCAGCCAGTTACCAGACCTTCAATGGTGTCGATCTTAATGTACTGAGGTCGCGATCGGTTGAACGCACCGCCCGGGATCGCGGCTTCCGCATGCTGACCCGACAGGGTCGCATGCTGACGGAAATTGAAGCGCGCGATCTTGTCTCCCTGCGCGAGGACGAACGCCGCCAGGAATCCAAACGTCGGGACAAGGCGCTCAAAGAAGAGCGCAATGAGTTTCTGCGCAGCCGCGACATGGAGCCCGTCGACGAGGATGCCGATCCGATCGACGAGGAAGCGCTTGAGAAACAGCAGGACGTCATCGATGCCATCCAGGTCGATGAAGCAGCCCGCATTCTGGCCGATTTAATCAAGCACCAGGGCGGCGCGGAACGCCCACGCGCGGCCATGCGCGATTAGACGACGGGAGAACCCAAGACGCAATGTCCCCAGATTCGCTGTTTGACGCGCGACTGTCCGCGCTCGCGCGCCTGCCGGCTGACGCCCTGCGTACCCCCTACCTGATCGGCCTTGAAAAAGAAGCCCTGCGCGTCACCCCAGCGGGCGAGGTCGCGACCAGCGCGCATCCCCGCGCGCTGGGCTCGTCGCTTACTCATCCTTACATCACCACCGACTTCTCCGAGGCACTGATCGAACTGGTCACCCCCGCGGTGGCCAGTCCGACCGAGGCGCTTCGCTTCCTGCATCAGCTGCATCTGTTCGTCTATCGCCACATTGGCGAGGAGCGCCTCTGGGCCACCAGCATGCCTTGCGTGATCGGCGGCAGCACAAGCATTCCGCTCGCCTACTATGGTGAGTCCAACGCCGGGCAGATGAAGACCATCTACAGGCGCGGCCTGGGCAATCGCTACGGGCGGGTGATGCAGGTCATCGCCGGGGTGCATTTCAACTTCTCCCTGCGCGAGGACCTGTGGCCAATACTGCGGGACGCCTTCGGTAACCAAGACAACCCGCGCGAGTTTCGCGACCAGCTTTACATGGGCATGGTGCGCAACCTGCAACGCCTTGGCTGGCTGGTGCCCTATCTCTTTGGTGCATCGCCTGCCGTGTGCAAAAGCTTTGTAAAGGGCGATCCCGGGGAGCTGCAATCCTTCGACCAGCATACCTATTACCACCCGCATGGGACCTCCCTGCGCATGGGCGATATCGGTTATCAAAACCGCCAGGAAGAAGGCACTGGCATGAAGGCCAGTTATGACAGCCTGGATTCCTACATCCGCAGCCTGACCTGGGCGATCGAAACCCCCTGCCCCCAGTACGAAAGCATTGGCGTCAAGGTGGCCGGGCGTTATGAGCAGCTCAACGATCATGTGCTGCAAATTGAGAACGAATACTACAGCACGGTGCGGCCCAAACAGATCACCGAGGGCATGGAACGCCCAACGCTGGCACTGCGCCGACGCGGCATTCGCTATGTCGAACTGCGCTCCACCGATGTCAATGCCTTTCATCCGCTTGGAGTCGACGAGGAGCAACTGCATTTTCTCGCCAGCTTCATGCTCCACAGCCTGCTACGGGACAGCCCGCGCATCAATGCACGCGAACGCCGCGCCATTGACACCAACGAAGTGGTCACGGCCCATCGCGGCCGCGAACCCCGCCTGATGATTGAACGCGAAAACGCGGCCGTGCGCCTACGCGTCTGGGCGGACAAGGTATTGGGGGAAATGCAAGAGGTCGCCGCGCTGCTCGACGGCGGCGAATCAGGCCCGCATGTGGCAAGTGTTCAAGCACAGCAGGAGAAAGTACGCGAGCCGAACAGCACCCCATCGGCGCGCATGCTGGCTGAAATGCGCGCCCAAGGCGAAAGCTTTTCCGCCTTCGCGCGCCGATTGACGGAGACGCACCGTGAAGCCTTTCTCAACCAACCGCTGCCAGTTGCCACGGAACAGGAATTCATCCGGCTCAGCGCCGAGTCTGTCGCTCGCCAGGAGGAGATTGAGGCCCGAAACGAGGGAAGTCTGGATGAGTTTCTCGCGGCCTACTTTCACCAAGGCAAGGAATAGTCAGAGACCTGGCGTCTTGAAAAGCCCGATCTGGGGGTCCCAGGCGTGCGGGAATCCAAGGTTGCGAAAGCTGAGATCAAGCTTTAGTGAATGAACGCAACTGGAGGCGACCAGTAGGTCTGCCTGACCAGAAAACACCCCGCGAGCTGTGGTGCGCGACGGGGGTGTTTTCTGGAAATCGCATCAGTTCTTGGACTTATCGACCAATTGCTTCTCGCGAATCCAGGGCATCATCCCGCGCAGGCGGGCGCCGACATCCTCGACCTGGTGCTCCTCGCTCAGGCGACGCATGGCCTTCATGCGCGGTGCGCCGGCCTGGTTTTCGAGGATGAATTCACGCGCGAAGGAGCCGTCCTGAATCTCACCCAGGATGCGCTTCATCTCGGCCTTGGTCTCGCCGGTCACAATACGCGGACCACGTGTCATGTCGCCATACTCGGCGGTGTTGGAAATGGAATAGCGCATGTTGGCGATGCCGCCCTCGTAGATGAGGTCAACGATCAGCTTGACTTCGTGCAGGCACTCAAAATAGGCCATCTCGGGTGCATAGCCCGCCTCGACCAGGGTCTCGAAACCGTTTTGGATCAGCGCTGTCAGGCCGCCGCACAGCACCACCTGCTCGCCGAAGAGGTCGGTCTCGCATTCCTCGCGGAAGCTGGTCTCGATAATGCCGGCGCGACCGCCACCATTGGCGGAGGCGTAGGCCAGGGCAAGATCGCGCGCACGACCGCTGGCATTCTGCTGCACCGCGATCAGGCTCGGCACGCCACCGCCCTGGGTGTAGGTGGAGCGCACTAGATGGCCGGGGCCCTTGGGGGCGATCATAATCACGTCCAGATCCGCGCGCGGCTCGATCTGGCCAAAGTGGATATTGAAGCCATGGGCAAAGGCCAAAGCGGCGCCTTGCTTGATGTTCGGTTCGATCTGGTCACGATAAAGCTTGGCCTGATGTTCATCCGGAGCCAGCACCATGACCAGATCGGCACCGGCAACGGCCTCGGGGATGTCCTTGACCTCGATCCCGGCATTGCTTGCCTTGGCCGCCGAGGTCGAGCCCGGACGCAAAC includes:
- the ilvC gene encoding ketol-acid reductoisomerase, encoding MNVYYDKDADLSLIQRTQVAIIGYGSQGHAHANNLKESGVSVTVGLRPGSTSAAKASNAGIEVKDIPEAVAGADLVMVLAPDEHQAKLYRDQIEPNIKQGAALAFAHGFNIHFGQIEPRADLDVIMIAPKGPGHLVRSTYTQGGGVPSLIAVQQNASGRARDLALAYASANGGGRAGIIETSFREECETDLFGEQVVLCGGLTALIQNGFETLVEAGYAPEMAYFECLHEVKLIVDLIYEGGIANMRYSISNTAEYGDMTRGPRIVTGETKAEMKRILGEIQDGSFAREFILENQAGAPRMKAMRRLSEEHQVEDVGARLRGMMPWIREKQLVDKSKN
- the gshA gene encoding glutamate--cysteine ligase; the encoded protein is MSPDSLFDARLSALARLPADALRTPYLIGLEKEALRVTPAGEVATSAHPRALGSSLTHPYITTDFSEALIELVTPAVASPTEALRFLHQLHLFVYRHIGEERLWATSMPCVIGGSTSIPLAYYGESNAGQMKTIYRRGLGNRYGRVMQVIAGVHFNFSLREDLWPILRDAFGNQDNPREFRDQLYMGMVRNLQRLGWLVPYLFGASPAVCKSFVKGDPGELQSFDQHTYYHPHGTSLRMGDIGYQNRQEEGTGMKASYDSLDSYIRSLTWAIETPCPQYESIGVKVAGRYEQLNDHVLQIENEYYSTVRPKQITEGMERPTLALRRRGIRYVELRSTDVNAFHPLGVDEEQLHFLASFMLHSLLRDSPRINARERRAIDTNEVVTAHRGREPRLMIERENAAVRLRVWADKVLGEMQEVAALLDGGESGPHVASVQAQQEKVREPNSTPSARMLAEMRAQGESFSAFARRLTETHREAFLNQPLPVATEQEFIRLSAESVARQEEIEARNEGSLDEFLAAYFHQGKE
- a CDS encoding carboxy terminal-processing peptidase, with amino-acid sequence MKEFALRSPVQRTSPRELGPPPRLSPRGLSTPRLFLAPLLALLLGFGVVLELAARPVDVSLATLFPTERQAKTAVVINQVLERFHYRDFELSPAFAVATLEHYFDGLDPNRSFFLDRDIQRFLGSASRLDDDLAQGRVDVAFDIFRVYRMRVDDRVEFALGVLEGDFDFNKSEHYQFDRTKAPWPRNEAELDELWRKRVKNDYLTLKLADKDDAEIRKQLRKRYEGIRRRIHQFDADDVFQTFVNAYTQSLEPHTAYMSPSTSENFDISMRLSLEGIGAVLRADNEYTVIQRTIPGGPARQSGMVQTGDKIVGVAQGVDGEFDDVVGWRLQDVVDKIRGPKGSVVRLQLLPKAEISGGGRMREVSLVRNEIKLEDQAASSYVIDGPENAPDLRIGVIKVPAFYRDFRAESDGNRDFRSTTRDVRKLLAELQDQRVNGIVIDLRGNGGGSLTEATSLTGLFIKEGPVVQVKDSFGKIEVETDPDPELVYSGPLAVIVDRNSASASEIFAGAIQDYDRGLVVGEPTFGKGTVQTLVDLNRYVPGNELDLGRLRLTMAEFFRISGGSTQLKGVEPDILFDLGYDSDDHGERSLDNALPWSSIRPASYQTFNGVDLNVLRSRSVERTARDRGFRMLTRQGRMLTEIEARDLVSLREDERRQESKRRDKALKEERNEFLRSRDMEPVDEDADPIDEEALEKQQDVIDAIQVDEAARILADLIKHQGGAERPRAAMRD